One Candidatus Synechococcus calcipolaris G9 genomic window carries:
- a CDS encoding nucleotide sugar dehydrogenase, whose product MAMSAFDALCEKILNRQAIVGVVGLGYVGLPFAVEKAKVGFHVIGIEQNPKRAEKVNRGENYIKDVSDTELRDLVQEGFIEAVVGFERVKEADIVVICVPTPLSKNLTPDLSYVEGVTRNLAAHLRPGQLISLESTTYPGTTDEVLRPILEETSGLRCGNDFFLAHSPERVDPGNQRYTTKNTNKIVGASDDLSRQAAILFYRETILDVVPVSSAKAAELVKVFENTFRAVNIALVNELLLLCDRLDLNVWEVLDAANTKPFGIMPFYPGPGVGGHCIPLDPHYLEWKAKEYNFETHFIALAGEINRRMPEFVREKAWRVLNRVGLAPSRSRVLILGITYKKDLDDWRESPAVDILQLLQQDGARVDYYDPYIPEIHLKGQILRSVEFTAAAIAQANLVLIATDHSQVDYGFVIYHAQAILDTRGVTRRLPDADQKVTLL is encoded by the coding sequence ATGGCAATGTCAGCCTTTGATGCCCTGTGTGAAAAAATTCTCAATCGTCAGGCGATCGTTGGTGTAGTCGGCCTGGGCTATGTGGGACTCCCTTTTGCGGTAGAAAAAGCGAAGGTGGGCTTCCATGTGATTGGTATTGAGCAAAACCCGAAGCGAGCCGAAAAGGTGAATCGGGGTGAGAACTATATCAAAGATGTCTCTGATACCGAACTCCGAGATCTAGTGCAGGAGGGATTTATTGAGGCCGTCGTTGGGTTTGAGCGTGTTAAGGAAGCGGATATTGTTGTCATTTGTGTGCCCACACCCCTGAGCAAAAACCTAACTCCCGATCTGAGTTATGTGGAAGGAGTAACGCGCAATCTGGCGGCCCATCTACGACCAGGGCAACTGATTTCCCTGGAATCCACCACCTATCCCGGCACGACGGATGAGGTTCTCCGGCCGATTTTGGAGGAAACCAGTGGTCTGCGCTGTGGCAATGATTTTTTCCTAGCCCATTCGCCGGAGCGGGTGGATCCGGGTAACCAACGCTACACCACGAAAAATACGAACAAGATTGTGGGTGCGTCCGATGATCTGTCGCGGCAAGCGGCGATTCTGTTCTATCGAGAAACGATTTTAGATGTGGTTCCGGTCAGCAGTGCCAAGGCCGCTGAGTTGGTGAAGGTGTTTGAAAACACATTTCGAGCGGTGAATATTGCCCTCGTGAATGAGCTTTTACTCCTGTGCGATCGCCTCGACTTAAATGTCTGGGAGGTTTTGGATGCGGCCAATACCAAGCCCTTTGGGATTATGCCCTTTTATCCGGGTCCGGGGGTGGGGGGACATTGCATTCCCCTGGATCCCCACTATTTGGAATGGAAAGCCAAGGAATATAACTTTGAAACCCATTTTATTGCCCTTGCCGGTGAAATTAATCGTCGTATGCCAGAATTTGTGCGGGAAAAGGCCTGGCGGGTTCTCAATCGGGTGGGGTTGGCCCCCTCGCGATCGCGGGTGTTAATTTTAGGAATTACCTACAAAAAAGATTTAGATGATTGGCGCGAATCCCCGGCCGTTGATATTTTGCAGTTACTTCAGCAGGATGGAGCCAGGGTGGATTATTACGACCCCTATATTCCTGAAATTCATCTGAAGGGGCAAATCCTCCGATCTGTGGAGTTTACGGCTGCGGCGATCGCCCAGGCAAATTTAGTGCTGATTGCCACAGATCATAGTCAAGTGGATTATGGATTTGTGATCTACCATGCCCAGGCAATTTTAGATACCCGTGGTGTTACTCGCCGATTGCCGGATGCCGATCAAAAAGTGACCCTGCTATGA
- a CDS encoding CTP synthase, with protein sequence MTKFVFVTGGVVSSIGKGIVAASLGRLLKSRQYSVSILKLDPYINVDPGTMSPFQHGEVFVTDDGAETDLDLGHYERFTDTAMSRLNSVTTGSIYQAVINKERRGDYMGGTVQVIPHITNEIKVRILRVAKDKNPDVVIIEIGGTVGDIESLPFLEAIRQFRTEVGRQNLIYMHVTLVPWIPSAGEMKTKPTQHSVKELRSIGIQPDILICRCDRPLHPGIKEKMSRFCDVPVECVIPAPDAKSIYEVPILLEREGLAHQVLTLLNLEQRPPDLNQWQSLVERLYRPQERLEIAIVGKYVRLNDAYLSVVEALRHGAIALGSDLHIRWINSEDIEANGAAAYLEQVAGIIVPGGFGIRGVDGKIAAIQYAREQRIPFLGLCLGMQCCVIEWARHLAGLENAHSAEFETNSQNPVIHLLPEQQDIIDLGGTMRLGLYACRILPGSLAERLYGESVIYERHRHRYEFNNAYRSLFLETGYQISGTSPDGRLVEIIEYPDHPFFIAVQFHPEFRSRPNVPHPLFQGLLEASRTHLQRREAEVSVPL encoded by the coding sequence ATGACTAAATTTGTATTTGTCACTGGCGGCGTTGTTTCTAGTATTGGTAAGGGGATTGTGGCCGCGAGCTTAGGACGGTTACTCAAATCCCGTCAATACTCTGTCTCCATCCTCAAGTTAGACCCCTACATTAATGTGGATCCGGGCACGATGAGTCCCTTCCAGCATGGGGAGGTGTTTGTTACGGATGATGGCGCGGAAACGGATCTTGACCTGGGCCATTACGAACGGTTTACGGATACGGCCATGTCCCGGCTCAATAGCGTGACCACAGGCTCCATTTATCAAGCGGTGATCAACAAGGAACGGCGCGGCGACTATATGGGGGGAACAGTTCAAGTGATTCCCCATATCACCAATGAAATTAAAGTCCGTATTCTCCGGGTGGCCAAGGACAAAAACCCGGATGTGGTGATTATTGAAATTGGCGGCACGGTGGGGGATATTGAATCCTTACCTTTTTTAGAGGCGATTCGTCAGTTTCGCACGGAGGTGGGGCGGCAAAATCTGATTTATATGCACGTCACCCTAGTGCCTTGGATTCCATCCGCCGGCGAAATGAAAACAAAACCCACCCAGCACTCCGTTAAGGAACTGCGTTCCATTGGTATTCAGCCGGATATTTTAATCTGCCGCTGCGATCGCCCCCTCCATCCCGGTATTAAGGAGAAAATGTCTCGCTTCTGTGATGTGCCGGTAGAATGCGTTATTCCCGCCCCCGATGCCAAAAGCATCTATGAGGTTCCGATTCTGTTGGAGCGGGAGGGGTTAGCCCACCAAGTTCTTACCCTCCTGAATTTGGAACAACGCCCCCCGGATCTAAATCAGTGGCAGTCTTTGGTGGAGCGGCTTTATCGTCCCCAGGAACGGCTAGAAATCGCCATTGTCGGCAAGTATGTGCGCCTAAATGATGCCTATCTCTCCGTCGTTGAAGCTCTGCGCCATGGGGCGATCGCCCTGGGGAGTGATCTGCATATTCGCTGGATCAATTCTGAAGATATTGAAGCCAATGGAGCCGCAGCCTATCTTGAGCAGGTGGCCGGCATTATTGTCCCTGGGGGCTTTGGGATTCGTGGGGTGGATGGCAAAATTGCCGCCATTCAGTATGCGCGGGAGCAACGGATTCCATTTTTAGGCCTGTGCCTGGGGATGCAATGCTGTGTCATTGAGTGGGCCCGCCATTTGGCAGGGTTGGAGAATGCTCATAGTGCGGAATTTGAAACCAATAGCCAAAATCCAGTGATTCATTTGCTGCCGGAACAACAGGACATTATTGATCTGGGGGGAACGATGCGCCTGGGTCTCTATGCCTGCCGCATTTTGCCCGGAAGTCTGGCGGAACGGCTCTACGGCGAATCGGTCATTTATGAACGCCACCGCCATCGCTATGAATTCAATAATGCTTACCGTAGTCTTTTTCTAGAAACGGGCTATCAAATTAGTGGCACCTCCCCCGATGGTCGCCTAGTTGAAATCATTGAATATCCCGATCATCCTTTCTTTATCGCCGTCCAGTTCCACCCCGAGTTTCGCTCTCGACCCAATGTCCCCCATCCCCTCTTTCAGGGTCTCCTAGAGGCAAGTCGTACCCACCTACAACGCCGTGAAGCCGAGGTTTCTGTCCCCCTCTAG
- a CDS encoding DUF3155 domain-containing protein: protein MARRRKRKSRRRLEGRRILECVPQFSIDSGEDKPVTAARKFIQSKGIAPPALLLVKRNEHTTDRYFWAEKGLFGAQYVEENHFLFPSLRDLAEEKVPAGR, encoded by the coding sequence TTGGCGAGAAGGCGCAAGCGTAAAAGTCGTCGTCGTCTAGAAGGTCGCAGGATCCTGGAGTGCGTGCCTCAGTTTAGCATTGACAGCGGTGAAGATAAGCCAGTGACGGCGGCTCGAAAATTCATCCAGTCAAAGGGAATCGCACCTCCCGCTCTTTTGTTAGTCAAACGAAATGAGCATACTACGGATCGGTACTTCTGGGCTGAAAAGGGATTATTTGGTGCCCAGTATGTCGAGGAAAATCATTTTCTGTTCCCGAGCTTGAGAGACTTAGCCGAGGAGAAAGTTCCCGCTGGTCGCTAA
- a CDS encoding YlxR family protein: MPPHTRRCLACRKLGPKSEFWRVVRIFPSGEVVLDQGMGRSAYLCPHPECLQKAEKKNRLGRSLKAKIPAQIYQTLKKRLD; encoded by the coding sequence ATGCCCCCCCATACCCGTCGCTGCTTGGCCTGCCGGAAGCTTGGCCCTAAGTCAGAGTTTTGGCGGGTAGTGCGGATCTTTCCCTCCGGTGAAGTTGTTTTAGACCAGGGCATGGGGCGATCGGCCTACCTATGTCCCCACCCTGAATGTCTCCAAAAAGCAGAAAAGAAAAACCGCCTCGGGCGATCGCTCAAGGCAAAGATCCCAGCCCAAATCTACCAAACGCTCAAAAAACGTCTAGATTAA